In the genome of Pseudobacteroides sp., the window ATAATCTATATACAACGAAGGATTTTAAAAATTACGTTCCCATAACCCTTTCTGATAAAGATGTAACACTTACGAGTGCTACCATCACTGATCAGTTCATTTACATAATAAACGAGAATACTTCATCAGTTCAAGTTTTTGATTATAACTTAAATCTTAAGGATACCTATCCACAATTATTTGTGAACGATATGAAGATTTACCCTGTAAGCCTTTATAATAATGCTGGAAAGGTAGGGTATATAACCTCAAACAAAGGAGTTTATAGAGGCGATAAGGTAGAAAACTCATACTTAGTTGATCAAAACGGAGCAATCGTTGTTGATACAGGAACGATCCTTGGTGCTTATCTTGGCAATAGCGTTGTAATCAATAATAAAGTTTTTATAGGAGACCCTGAAAGTGGCTTGGTGCGTGTTGATTTGGCAACGAAGAAAACGGACTTGTTATTTAGTTCTACAAAATATCCAACGACTTTACAGTACATTAACGATAAAATTATATTAAATAATGGAGAGCAATTATATACATTGAATTCAAATCTTCAAAAAGAGGTTATTATTGATTTTAATTCATCTATATTAGGGTCTCACTATATCGGCCTATATAAAAATGGTGAAACTTATACAATAGAATATGAAGATGGACGAAGATTTACATCAAGTGATCTCAAATCATGGACAGCCATTCAACATGCACATGCTTTTGGATTTAAAAAGGTCATTAATTTCAATAACCATCTCATGTATACTCGTGCGGGTAACATTTTTGTTGACTATAATGGCAGTGGCGATGATTTTCGTATGGCATTAAACACAAAGGATATATACTTTGAAAAACTATTATTAGATAGTAAGTCCGCATTAGTTTTTTTGGAAACTAATTTTGCTGAGGGTGACATAACATATACTGATAGCATTATATTCAATAACAATGCTTATTTCGCAGCAAGAAATGGTAAAGTAACAGTTGTTGATAAAAATCTGAATTGTAAGAGATATGATTTTGAAAGTACAAATTTATATGATGTACAAATGAAGGTTATTAATAATAAACTTTTCATAGTTGCGGATGGAGTGATTTATACCTCTTCGGATGGAGAAAAGTGGACAAAACTAAAATCCAATGGATTAGGTCGGGCAAAAGATATTACATATGGAAAAGGAACCTACGTCATTGTTGGTCATTCAGGATCTATTATGGAATCAACAGATCTAGTTAACTGGAAAAAAATCGATTCAGGTTATAAGTGCCAATTTGAGCAGGTTATGTTTGATGAGGAGAAATTTATTATTGTCTCATCAGAAGGTATCATTCTTGTTTCAACAAGTATCACTGCAGAACAAACATCACAACAAAGAACACAACAGTCTGCTATTCATGTTACGGTTAATGGTTCTCCTGTCCTTTTCCCTGATGTAACACCATTCTTGGATAAAAATAATCGTACACAAGTCCCAGTTCGCTTTGTTGCGGAAGCACTTGGTGGTAGTGTTAAGTGGATTAGCAACACCCAAACAGTTGTTATTGAGAAAAATGGTGATACTATATTATTCAAGATCAATGAAAATGCCTATAGTATTAATGGAAAAAAAGTATCAGTCGATTCATCGTCAACACTAAAAGGTAGCCGTACTTTTGTACCCCTGCGTTTTGTTAGCGAAGCACTTGGTGCCACTGTTAAATGGAACGCAGCCACAAATACTGTTGAGATATCAAAATAGAAAATATTGTATATTCAAAGTATCCCAGGCACACTTCTGCCTGGGATATCTAATCTTCAGAAAACTAAGAATTATTGAGGTGTACTTTCAATGCATATCTCTCCAGGAAGAGAGCTCATTCCGCTTATTATAATATAGAAATCCTTTGAAATACTTTCCCCCAAGTCAATTACAAGTTCATTATCATTTTGAGTCAGCATCTTTTTAACAGGACTACCAATGCCATTTACTATAGTATAAATTCCAAACCATCGCTCCACAGGTAAATCCTCACCATCAAATCTTACAAGAGCAGCTGCCGGATTAGCCTTATTATTTGCTTTAATCTTCAAGACCAGCTTTTGCCCGGCTTGGGACTGGAATTTACCATTCTCATCAAAATCAAACCTATAAACCACTCCATAATTATAGCAGTTTTTCATAACATCATCCTGGGCGTTTAAGATATTGATATTCACATTATTATTTACTTCCAATGCATTATACTTGTCTTTATTTGCCAGCATTATGTCGGATATGCCAATCAGTTCATTTTTATTAATATTGGGTGCATCGTAGCCTGTAACGAGAAACCTGAATGGTGTTTCCGGGCTTATGGTCGTAGGCGATGTTATCTTATATGCAAGCTGTGCAGAATCTCCTGATCCCCTCAAATCTGCTATACTTCTAAATTCGTTTTGATACTCCTCATGCCTTTCCCTGAATAATTGTGTAATTTCCCTTTTTGCATTTGAAACATTACTCACCACAAAATCGTCAACACAGTTCATACTGCCCAAGTCCATAATGTATTCGTCACAATATACCTTCTCCCCACTATACATACCTCCATTTTTACTTAATGATAATTTCAATATCCCGTTAAATAGATCATTCTCGCCATCACTGTAGTGCTCCGGTAAATCATACAGACAAACCCATCTTGCTTGTCCTCCCGGCACGCTTACAAAGTTTGAAACTCCTGACAAATCTCCCTCCATCTGAACTTTACCGCTTGTCCCACTGTCCCAATAGTCCCCCCACACATCAAGAACAGCTGTGCGACTGGTTTTAGCATCTATAAAAGCTCTTGCCATAAGATTCACATCTACAGCCTCTTCCTCAGTATTATAAATTAAAATACCATATCTAACCCTTTTTGAATTTCTGTATTTATTCCCATGTTCCCAATAAATATTTGCATTACCGTTAACCAATGATAAGATAATAACTCTTACTTTTGATCGTAAATTCAAAATAGAAAGAGTTGTTAAGAGATTGGTTTTACATCGAACAATCCATGGTGTAAAATATATTTGAATCAGGAAAATCAGAGGTATCATTCTATGCCAGATATGTTAAAAATACTTATAATTGAAGACGAAGAACCGATTGGGGAGCTTATCCGCCAAAATGTCATTTTAGGCGGCTTTGATGTTATTACGGCAGCTGATGGAAAGGCAGGTCTTGATATTATTCAAAACCACAAAGTTGACCTTGTTGTTCTTGACCTTATGCTTCCACAAATAGATGGCTACCAGCTCCTGCCCCATATAATCGACAATGGTATTCCAGTTATTGTACTAACCGCCAGGGACAGCATCATGGATAAGGTGAAGGGACTCAACCTTGGTGCTGATGATTTTATGACAAAACCTTTTGAGGGTGTTGAGCTGCTGGCAAGGATAAGAAGTATTTTAAGGCGTGCCAAAAAATATTCGCTTGAAAGTACCAAGGCGGAGTTTGACGATATTACAATCCTTTTTGAACAGAGGAAGGTTTTAAAGGGCAGTGAGGAGATAAGCCTTACCCCAAAGGAATTTGACCTCTTAAGAATCGTTTATGAAAATCGGGGTATTGCATTGTCTAGAGAAAAGCTCTTAAATATCGTTTGGGATTACGATTTTGAAGGAAATACAAGGACCGTAGATATGCATATTCAGAAATTGCGTGAAAAACTGCAAACCCACAGAATTTCGACTGTATACAAGTTTGGTTACAGGATGGAGCTTTGATATGAATTTTAAAAAGAAAATACTCCTGCTGTGCTTTATCGTCTATCTGCTTGCCATAATACCTGTTTTTATAATCACCGTTAACCTGAGCTATCAGAAGAATCTCCAGATGGCAGTAGACAGTGCATTGACAGAAGAACAAAACATTTATAAAACCTCGGTAATCTATATGCTGTCCAAAAGCTCTGCCGCAAGAAGCTCTTTTAGCAAGGTACAAGATAATTCTACTTCGCAAAACATCTTTGATATTAAAGATTATGTTGCTCCTCTCGTAGATATGTACCAAAATGACATGACATTTCTGGAATTTTTCTCATCCGATGAAAAACCTGTAACTGCAGAGAAATTTAATAAAGCTGCTTTGCCTTTAAGGGTTGAAGTAAAAGAGGCACAGATTAACGGCAAGGTGTATATACTGCGAACCATTAATGAAAAACATTATGTATTTATAGCCCGACTTATTGATATTGAAGGCCAAAAACTGGTTCAATCATTCATTAAGGATATTACCCACGTAGATGACCAAAGGCAGACGCTGATTGGTTTTTTTGCTTTGGCAGCAGCTACTGGAATGCTGATTGTTGCAGCGGTAGCATTTCTGCTGACCAAGGTACTTCTACGGAGGGTTGATATACTATCTGAGGCTGCAAACAAAATTTCCTCCGGCTGCTTTGATCATAGGGTCAAAATTTCAGGCAGGGATGAAATTTCCTTCCTTGCGGGCAGGTTTAACACCATGGCGGTTGAAGTGGAAAAAAGAATTATTGAGCTTAAGGATGAAAATAATAAAAAGCAGAGGTTTATAGACAGTCTGACCCATGAAGTTCGTACTCCTCTTACTGCCATAATCGGCTATTCAGAACTTCTGATAACAACAAAACAAAGTGAGGAAAGCTACTACAAAAGCCTTGGATTTATTAACTCTGAAGGAAAGAGGCTTCTTAAACTGACAAACAATTTGATGGACTTTATACTGCTTAAACAAAGCGGTTTAAAACTGACCTCCTGCAATGTAGCAGAATTGATAAAAGAAGTCTTAAGTATAGTTTCAGTAAAAACCAAAGAAAAGGACATTCAATTAAAAAATATCACTGATATGAAATATGACAATGAACTGTTAAATTTGGACAGAGATCTCATGAAGCTGGCAATATTAAATATTATTGATAATGCGATAAACGCGTGCACTGCAGGCTGCAACGTTGAAATTTGCTTTTATAAAACAGAAAGCCGCTCAGTCATTTTAATAAGAGACAACGGCAAGGGAATAAGTCAGGATGATCTTGAGAAAATAACCGAACCCTTTTACAGAGTGGATAAATCCCGCTCAAGAAAGTATGGCGGTATGGGTCTAGGTCTTAGCTTATGTGATGAAATAATAAACTCCCATAATGGAGAGCTCATTATTGAAAGCAAGCTGAACCAAGGGACAACAGTGCTTATGGAATTTCATTCCTCTTAGGACTTGCTTATGCCACATAACAAAATTTACAACTTCTTTACAACTTATATATCTCTCCAATATTTCCTTTTATTATTATGTAAGTATCGATTTAATCATTTTGCAGAAAGAAGGTGGCTTTATGAAGCTTAAGTTAAATAAAGTAGTTCCAATAGGTATTTCAATAGCAATGCTAACTATGACGGCTTGTAGTGAAAGGCCTTTAAAGGACAACAAAGTCTATTACGCCAAAGAAACACAGGCAAAAAACACTCCCTCCAATATTGCCATTAAGACCCAGGGAACCGACAGGTTTTTTGATTACATGAGACTGATTTCACCCGGTGATGAAAATAGGATAATCGCTTCTGTTTCCCCTGATAAAAAGAGAATTATATTTATAGACAGACTGGCCTATACCGAGAATTACAGGATAAAGGGCGAGAACTACAGCAATGCTGAAATTATGGAATATAACACCGAGACAAAGACATCAACACTCATCGGTTCAACCATGATCAAAACAGCCAAATGGAATAAAAGCAGCGATAGGATGGCTTTCATTGACAGCAATAATATGCTCAATGTTTATGATACCAATAAGAAGCAAACCTTTTCAGTTCCTAATACAACTGGAATAAATTCTTTCGTATGGTCAGAGGATGGAACGAAAATATACTTCGGTACAGACTATGAACCAGATTGTGGTACATTCTATGTTGACTCAAAAACTACAAAATCCTCATTGAATTCAGGTGAAAAATACTTTTTAAAAGGGTATCTTGATGAGAATTACAGGTATGCCATTAAAACCAATGTTCCTGAGCAATACAAGGATGATAAGGATATGGGCAGAAAGTACTCGACAAAAAGCCTTGCTGTTATAGATAATAACAATATAGTTGCAAGAGAGTTTGATTATATTAATATAAAAGATTCCTACAAGCGTTCTCTGCTCCTCTCGGAAAATGATGACAGAGCTCTGTATTATTATCAGGACATCGAGCAAAAGGAACCTAAGATTATAACCACTGAATACATTTTAGACACAAGATTTGTTGCTGGGGGTAATTTTATATTCATTACACAGGACCCCGCGTCGGACGGCAACTACTTCTACCTCAATTATGCCGACAATTCAGGAAACATAATCTCTAAAGAAAAAATGTTAAGCTCAAGAATTTATGTTGCACCTGACGGTAAAAGCGGGATTGGAAATTTAAATTTCTATAAAGTGTCATTCGGTGGTAGTCTTAAAGTACTTACAAACGATACACCTATCCCTTACTTCAGCCAGGAGGATCAAAAGGTTGTGGAGGCAATACGCGGTGCCGTTACAATGTATGCCACAATGACTTATGATAAGGAAATGGATTTTTCCAGATACTTCACCAACAGCCAGAACCCTGAACAAAGTGCCCTTTATGAAGTCACAAACAAACATGAGATAATGAAAAAGGCTAATAAAGATTTAGGTGATAATAAAGCAAAAAATGATAAAGCCAACAGCTATATTATTGATATAATCCTTAAGGATTATAAGCCAGGAGCTGCATCTAGCCATCCATATATAAACTATTACAAAACAGGCGAGACTGAAAGAGCAAATGCTAATATAGTGTTTACAACAAAGGAATACTTGGTATCAGAAGCCTACGCAGGAGTTAACCTCGATTTAATAAAGCAAAACAATAAATGGCTGGTAACGGGGATAAGCACTTTTCCCAGCACTCAAACAGCCAAAGACGTTAGGAAAAGAGCTGAACAATTGGTTAAAAAGGTTCAGGACAACGGTATGTATGGAGGCATATTAAAAAATAAGGCTGTAATTGTAGGGCAGGTGCAGTTCTGGAGCCTTAGTGAGCCCCACTTTGCCCCAAGCATTGAGGCTGCAAACCATGCATTGGTTTACCTCAAAGCCAATGATAACGGCACTGAGAAAGTATACAAGATGACTCTTCAAAAGCAGGGCAAAAGTTGGGATGTAGTAGGCGTCAGGGAAAACAGCAGCTATGGATTGTTTTAACAACCACTTTATATTTTACAAAGTTAAATCCTGAACCTGTAGCCTGCTCCCCAAACGGTTTCAACATATTGAGGATTGGAGGGATCCGCTTCAATCTTCTCCCTTATTCTCGCTATATGCACTGTAACAGTTGCTGTATCCCCAAGCGAATCAAGCCCCCATATTTTTTCAAAGAGCTCTTCTTTGCTGAAAACCTTGTTTGGGTTCATAGCCATAAATAAAAGAAGATCAAATTCCTTTTGGGCAAGACTGACCTCTTTCTCGTTGACACAAACAATACGGGAGTCTTTTTGTATCTCAAGGCCTCTTACCTGTAAAACATTGCTTGGTCCATTATTCCTATACTTGTTTTTTAGCCGCTCATATTTTCCAAGATGTGCATTAACCCTTGCCACCAGCTCTCCTGGGCTAAAGGGCTTGGTTATATAATCATCGGCCCCCAAGCCTAAACCCCTGATTTTATCTATTTCTTCCTTCTTGGCAGAAACCAACAATATCGGTATATCTTTCGCGTCCCGTATTTTCCGAAGTATCTCAAATCCATCAATACCAGGCAGCATTATATCTAAAATTATTAAATCGCATTCATTATCCTCCAGATACTTAAGACCACTTGTTCCATCAGAGCACACATCAACAGAAAAGCCGCTGATCTCAAGATAGTCCTTTTGGAGCTCTGCTATACTTTGATCATCCTCAACAATTAAAATATTTTTCATATAGTACTAATCCTTTCAATTCCTTAAGCTGTAAAAGCTTAAGTTAGCTGTACTTTTAGATACCAATTTATATAAAACTATATAGTTCGGTATCTATATGATATCATAATTTTTTAAGTGAAAAAAGAATACTGGTGCCCTCATTTTCCTTACTAATACTCCATATTTTGCCTTGATGCCCCTCAATTATCTGTTTTGCTATGGCTAAACCCAGCCCGCTACCCGCCTTTGTACTTCTGGCGGTATCTGCCCTGTAGAATTTATCGAATATATATGGCATATCATTTTTTGGTATACCTACACCATTATCCTTTATCTGCACTATTATGTTATTATCTTTTTCTCTTAATGTTACCTCAATAGTTCCCTTTTCTTTATTCATGTACTTTTTTGAATTGTCCAGTACATTTAAGACAACTCTTCTTATTTGTGTCCTGTCTATATACAAAAATCTATAGTCAGGAAGCATATTAACAAGCTCTATTTTTATATTGGCCTTTTCAAGCTCAGGCTCTATTTCTTCTATACAATGCCTGAAAAAGTTGTATACATCGGTTCTCTCAAAATTAAACGGCATCTGGTTCAAATCAAGCTTGGAATGGAAAAGAAGGTCATCTATCATTGAGTCCACCTGTACTGCCTTGGAGTAAATGGTCTTTAAGTACTTCTCTACCTTTTCAGGACTATTTGCAACACCATCTAAAATACCTTCTACATACCCTTTTATTGAAGTTATTGGTGTCTTAAGATCATGGGATATACTTGATATAAGCATTTTTCTGTTATCTTCAAATTTTGCCTGGGTATAAACCGATTCTTTAAGTTTTAATCTCATTTGCTCAAAGGACTGGCACAAATCCCTTATTTCGTTGTCACCCTCCACAACAACTTCATGGGCCAGATTACCGCAGCTAATCTCACTGGCAGCTGATTCAAGACGCAAAATAGGCTTTAAAATGCTGTTGGAGAATGAGTAAGTCAGAATTAAGTTGGTAGCAATGTATGCAAGAAAAAATACTACAATAACAAATATTATGAAGTCTTTAGATGCAATGACATCCTTATCAATTTGGGCAAGTAATATAACATAGCCTGTAGTAGCATCAGGATATGTCTGATTTATTACCTTGACTATGTAAGGGGTCCCATCCAATTCAATAGTGCTTCTAAAATAATTGTGTTTGGAAAAGTCCAGACACTTTTCGATATCAGTCTGGCTGAAATCCTTGGAAGAATACACTGTTTTGTTATTCTTTATAATTACTGCATAAGTTTTTATACTAGCTAACCTGATTGTAAGCTCTT includes:
- a CDS encoding copper amine oxidase N-terminal domain-containing protein; the protein is MKLKRRILILTIIFTLLLSSTAHGAITFKNIGNPYGTVNALAYVNNHLICFCENGMILTSGDEGMSLKTHQFGQYDDYRNFAIYKNTVIGYNQRYGKNIAVSSDSLNWSAFNMSENIALITSGADGFILITKSGKLYTSKTGMENTWKLQYTVILPDDTRNIYYLDKTDAYVVVAYHNLYTTKDFKNYVPITLSDKDVTLTSATITDQFIYIINENTSSVQVFDYNLNLKDTYPQLFVNDMKIYPVSLYNNAGKVGYITSNKGVYRGDKVENSYLVDQNGAIVVDTGTILGAYLGNSVVINNKVFIGDPESGLVRVDLATKKTDLLFSSTKYPTTLQYINDKIILNNGEQLYTLNSNLQKEVIIDFNSSILGSHYIGLYKNGETYTIEYEDGRRFTSSDLKSWTAIQHAHAFGFKKVINFNNHLMYTRAGNIFVDYNGSGDDFRMALNTKDIYFEKLLLDSKSALVFLETNFAEGDITYTDSIIFNNNAYFAARNGKVTVVDKNLNCKRYDFESTNLYDVQMKVINNKLFIVADGVIYTSSDGEKWTKLKSNGLGRAKDITYGKGTYVIVGHSGSIMESTDLVNWKKIDSGYKCQFEQVMFDEEKFIIVSSEGIILVSTSITAEQTSQQRTQQSAIHVTVNGSPVLFPDVTPFLDKNNRTQVPVRFVAEALGGSVKWISNTQTVVIEKNGDTILFKINENAYSINGKKVSVDSSSTLKGSRTFVPLRFVSEALGATVKWNAATNTVEISK
- a CDS encoding response regulator transcription factor, whose protein sequence is MPDMLKILIIEDEEPIGELIRQNVILGGFDVITAADGKAGLDIIQNHKVDLVVLDLMLPQIDGYQLLPHIIDNGIPVIVLTARDSIMDKVKGLNLGADDFMTKPFEGVELLARIRSILRRAKKYSLESTKAEFDDITILFEQRKVLKGSEEISLTPKEFDLLRIVYENRGIALSREKLLNIVWDYDFEGNTRTVDMHIQKLREKLQTHRISTVYKFGYRMEL
- a CDS encoding HAMP domain-containing sensor histidine kinase, which codes for MNFKKKILLLCFIVYLLAIIPVFIITVNLSYQKNLQMAVDSALTEEQNIYKTSVIYMLSKSSAARSSFSKVQDNSTSQNIFDIKDYVAPLVDMYQNDMTFLEFFSSDEKPVTAEKFNKAALPLRVEVKEAQINGKVYILRTINEKHYVFIARLIDIEGQKLVQSFIKDITHVDDQRQTLIGFFALAAATGMLIVAAVAFLLTKVLLRRVDILSEAANKISSGCFDHRVKISGRDEISFLAGRFNTMAVEVEKRIIELKDENNKKQRFIDSLTHEVRTPLTAIIGYSELLITTKQSEESYYKSLGFINSEGKRLLKLTNNLMDFILLKQSGLKLTSCNVAELIKEVLSIVSVKTKEKDIQLKNITDMKYDNELLNLDRDLMKLAILNIIDNAINACTAGCNVEICFYKTESRSVILIRDNGKGISQDDLEKITEPFYRVDKSRSRKYGGMGLGLSLCDEIINSHNGELIIESKLNQGTTVLMEFHSS
- a CDS encoding response regulator transcription factor; translation: MKNILIVEDDQSIAELQKDYLEISGFSVDVCSDGTSGLKYLEDNECDLIILDIMLPGIDGFEILRKIRDAKDIPILLVSAKKEEIDKIRGLGLGADDYITKPFSPGELVARVNAHLGKYERLKNKYRNNGPSNVLQVRGLEIQKDSRIVCVNEKEVSLAQKEFDLLLFMAMNPNKVFSKEELFEKIWGLDSLGDTATVTVHIARIREKIEADPSNPQYVETVWGAGYRFRI
- a CDS encoding HAMP domain-containing sensor histidine kinase, which translates into the protein MSRLHKHLVFTNIAIMIVPLLITIIAASIYVFVSFTIFNTSISSESIQDLTTVEYELFKANSSTFQKNPEFLLDKDFQKELTIRLASIKTYAVIIKNNKTVYSSKDFSQTDIEKCLDFSKHNYFRSTIELDGTPYIVKVINQTYPDATTGYVILLAQIDKDVIASKDFIIFVIVVFFLAYIATNLILTYSFSNSILKPILRLESAASEISCGNLAHEVVVEGDNEIRDLCQSFEQMRLKLKESVYTQAKFEDNRKMLISSISHDLKTPITSIKGYVEGILDGVANSPEKVEKYLKTIYSKAVQVDSMIDDLLFHSKLDLNQMPFNFERTDVYNFFRHCIEEIEPELEKANIKIELVNMLPDYRFLYIDRTQIRRVVLNVLDNSKKYMNKEKGTIEVTLREKDNNIIVQIKDNGVGIPKNDMPYIFDKFYRADTARSTKAGSGLGLAIAKQIIEGHQGKIWSISKENEGTSILFSLKKL